One part of the Candidatus Omnitrophota bacterium genome encodes these proteins:
- a CDS encoding TonB-dependent receptor plug domain-containing protein gives MKQRIGFLLITVFLIPSICFAIDDFDLGEINILASRNSLNILDVTQGVSVVTREDIEQSTATSVPEIIGTQSGIFVANYLGNPKGVNMDIRGFGETSKTNVLVLIDGRRTNQVDLSGADWGQISLDSIERIEILKGASTVLYGDN, from the coding sequence TTTTAATTCCAAGCATTTGTTTTGCAATTGATGATTTTGATTTAGGAGAAATTAATATTTTAGCGAGCCGAAATAGTTTAAACATTTTAGACGTGACACAAGGTGTTTCTGTTGTTACAAGAGAGGATATTGAACAATCAACGGCAACATCTGTGCCTGAAATTATTGGGACTCAGAGCGGTATTTTTGTTGCTAATTATTTAGGTAATCCGAAGGGTGTCAATATGGATATTCGTGGGTTTGGCGAAACAAGCAAAACCAATGTGCTGGTTTTGATTGACGGGCGAAGGACAAACCAGGTTGATCTTTCTGGCGCTGATTGGGGGCAGATTAGTCTTGATTCGATTGAGCGCATTGAAATTCTAAAAGGCGCTTCAACTGTTTTGTACGGGGACAAT